In Eriocheir sinensis breed Jianghai 21 chromosome 43, ASM2467909v1, whole genome shotgun sequence, the sequence AATAGTGTGTTTAGAGGGCAGGCCAGGCGAGGGTGCGCAGCGGGGACAAGGCGGCGATGAGGGTGCCCACTAGAAGGGTGACGCGGCTGCCTTCAACACGCCGACCTGCGGGAGAGACGAAAACGggttagaaaaaggaaagatggtaATAAAAACACGGAATGAGatgaagtaaggtaaggaaaggcaaggtaaggtgaggtaaggttaggtaaggttaggtaaggtaagtttaggtaaggttaggtaaggttaggtaaggtaaggttaggtaaggttaggtaaggtaaggttaggtaaggttaggtaagataaggctaggtaaggtaaggtaaggtttggtaaggttaggtaaggtaaggttaggtaaggttaggtaaggtaaggctaggtaaggtaaggtaaggttaggtaaggctaggtaaggttaggtaaggtaaggtaaggttaggtaaggctaggtaaggtaaggttaggtaaggtaaggtaaggttaggtaaggctaggtaaggttaggtaaggtaaggttaggtaagggaagatatggtcaggtaaggttaggtaaggtaaggtaagggaaggtaaggttaggtaaggtaaggttaggttaggtaaggttaggtaatgttaggtagtCGGGGTATGACAAAACAGGTGAAGCCTAGTTAGATGTAAAAATGGAAATATAACTCAaatagaagtggaggaagggtaataaaaaaaaggaatgacatgagagataaagataagtcagaaaaaaagtgggagaatggtaaaaaaaaaaacgggagtgAGATGAAGTTGGGGAATGAGATGAGTAAAGATGAAGATggttagaaaaaaaagatgtgtaAGAAGGtaataaaagaagggaatgggatgaAAATGGAGAATGAAATAGGAGACAAAGATATGccagaaaatgaatgaaagaaggatgtTAAAAAGAGGGGTATGAGGTGAAAGATTTGGAATGACATGAGTAGAAATGAAGACGGGctagaagaaaaagtgaaagttaataagagaagggaatgagatgaagataaagaaaagataatgagaagataagagaagaatagGTGATAGAAAATGATGTGGAATGAATGAATTAAAGAAGGGTGTAAAAAGAGGGGTATGAGGTGAAAGATTTGGAATGACATGAGTAGAAATGAAGACGGgttagaagaaaaagtgaaaggtaataagagaagggaatgagatgaagataaagaaaagataatgagaagataagagaagaataggggatagaaaaatatgtggaatgaatgaatgaaagaagggtgTAAAAAGAGGGGTATGAGGTGAAAGATCTGGAATGACATGAGTAGAAATGAAGACGGgttaaaagaaaaggtgaaagtcAATAAGTGAAGGAACGagatgaagataaggagaagatgataaaaagaagataagagaagaatgggggttagaaaaatatatgttgaaaagtgataataaaagaagggaataagatgATGTTGAGGAATaaagagatgataaaaagaagataagagaataaTGGGGGATAGAAAAATACATGTGAAAAGTGAtgataaaggaagataaggataTGATGTTTAGGAATGAgatgagtaaaaaagaaaatgtgttaaaaaaatataagtagaaGAAGGGTTATAAAAGAAGGGAATGGCTGAAATGTTACTATGATCCAGGCAAGGCTTATTAatgttacctttctctctctctctctctctctctctctctctctctctctctctctctctctctctctctctctctctctctctctctctctctctctctctctctctctctctctctctctctctctctctctctctctctctctctctctctctctctctctctctctctctctctctctctctctctctctctctctctctgtctctctatctctctctctctctctctctctctctctctctctctctctctctctctctctctctctctctctctctctcctcttctctctgtctcctctcctcctcctcctcctcctcctcctccccatttttcctctccatctcggTTACTTCatctcaatttcctcttcctcctccccctccctcttccctctttctcctctcaatttctcctcctcctcctcctcctcctcctcttcctcctgctcccccctgatttttcctctcctctcggtTACTTCTCATctctctaatcttccttctccccctccatctcttccccctatgtttcctctcccattcctgtcctattccatccttctccctccatccttttcttttggcctctctctcctccctcctccttcattttttcttacatttttgagtgctgtttatcttcctcctcctcctcctcctcttcctcttccttagtgAAAAATGACCtcccgcctcccccccctccaaaaTACTGCCTTAATTGGATAACAAGATGGGTGTTTTAATTATAGTTCTCAGCAGCTGTTTCCGAACCCCTCATATGAAGACAGGCAGCAGggggatgagggtggtggtggagatggagagaagtgaTGAGGCGCGGggtagagtggaggaggaaggggaggaggaggaggaggggagagggggtggtCTTACATGATGgattactgctgtgtgtgtgtgtgtgtgtgtgtgtgtgtgtgtgtgtgcccgtcatTGTGTTCCGTGCTAATTGGTAACGCGGCGCTCAGGTTGAACGGATGCGCCGGTGTTTATTTCCCACGTGTGAGGATGCGTTGCCCCCCCCCCTTTGAGCCTCTCCAGGGGAACGAAGGGGCATGAAGGagggctggagggaggaggaattaagGCGCGGGGCTGAGAGAGGGTAAAGGATCAGAATTTCCCTTGAGTAATGTGAAAACCTCGTCTGGTGAAGCAACGGACTAggctaggtacacacacacacacacacacacacacacacacacacacacacacacacacacacacacacacacacacacacacacacacacctgacttagCCACACCAACGCCACAccaggcaagggagggagaagcGGGATGTGGCTTCAATATTTCCCGGCCACGTTCATTTCACGTTCATCTCTGGGTTTGAGCAGGTGTAAAAAGGCTCTTTGTCGATGCCGGGTTATTCCATTACCTGtgggcgaggggggggagggagggggggcacgGGGTGacttgggaaggaggaagggaggaatggagagacaagacagacagacattgaagCCGCATGATTCCCTTCACCAACAATATCCTCGACTCCTCGCCGtcaatcccttctccctcccccttcatcaccccctctcccctccccccccacacacacactcagtgacAAAGCTCCCGGCTAATCACTCCGTATTACTCTGGGATTCGGCCAACGAGCGCGGCTGAAGTGAAGACAAATTGGATCTTATGAGGAACGGGATTTGGTTGGCTGTCGTTTGTGTGTGACCTAAAGCAGTTACCACATgtgtacaagtgtgtgtgtgtgtgtgtgtgtgtgtgtgtgtgtgtgtgtattatatgtTTAGTATGCACACACACCTCTCTATTATCTCccgttcctcttccttgctttctaCAGACCGCTGCTCCTCCTTGCTTTTCCATTCCTTTGCCCGCTGCCCCGCCTTGCCCTGTGCCTGTCTTTCCCCGTGCCCCGCTCCGACCCGTCCCACCTCGTGCCCACCTGTGTTGTAGAAGTAACCCTTGACACTCGGTCCGTCACGGTTGGGCAGCTGGACGACGGCGGACTGCTGGTGTTCACGGCCGAGCGAGGTCATGCACTCCACGTTGATCTCGCCTCGTCGGAAATGTTCGGGGCGCACCTGGAACATCAGCGCGTAGGTCCTCGAGTCCACCTGCCGCACCAGACTCTgcgggggaggcgggggagttaggggggtgatgggggagaCGGGGGGCGTaaaggggtggtgatgatggtggcgggaCATGTTATAGGGTGTTCTTGGGGGAGGTGGGGTGTGtgaggtgggggtgatggtggttcttgctctcttaactgattcttggtcatcctctcttagccgtttcggtgaaactttctcagttgcgctggacatatcgaaagccttcgatagagtctggcacaagtctttgctttctaaactgccctctttcggattctatccctctctctgttcctttatctccagtttcctttccggccgttctatctctgctgtggtagacggtcactgtccttcccccaaacctattaacagtggtgttccacagggctttgttctatcacccactctcttcctgttattcatcaatgatcttctttccataacaaactgtcctatccactcatacgctgatgactccactctgcattattcaacttctttcaacagaagaccctctcaacaggaattacatgactccaggctggaggctgcagaacgctcaacctcagaccttactatcatttccgactggggtaaaaggaaccttgtgtccttcaatgcctcaaaaacccaatttctccacctatcaactcgacgcaatcttccaaacacctatcccctattcttcgtcaACACTctgctgtcaccatcttcaacactagatatcctcggtctatccttaactcaaaatcctaactggaaacttcacatctcctctctcagtaaatcagcttcctcgaggttgggcgttctgtatcgtgtccACCAGtacttctcccccgcacagtcaCTATCcaaatacaggggccttgtccgccctcgtatggagtatgcatctcacgtgtgggggggatccactcacacagctctcctggacagagtggagtcaaaggctcttcgtctcatcagctctcctcttactgatagtcttctacctcttaaattccgccgccatgttgcctctctttctatcttctatcgttattttcacgctgactgctcctctgaacttgctaactgcatgcctccccccctcccgcagccccgctgcacacgactttctactcatgctcatccctatgctatccatatcccttacgcacgagttaaccagcatcttcactctttcatccctcacgctggtaaactctggaacaatcttccttcatttgtatttcctcctgcctacgacttgaactctttcaaaaggagggtatcaggacacctctcctcccgagattgacccctctttcagccacctctttgaattctttttgagagcagcgagtagcgggctttttatattattgtttcctttttttgtgccctttagctgtctcctttgttgtaaaaaaaaaaaaaaagtgttcgtgGGGAGTGATATGGGTAGTGTTGCAAGGTATGAAATTTGGTgttggggaaggggtgatggtgatgatactggaTTGTTAAGTGTGTTGTACAATGTAAGTGGTAATGACTAGTGGTGTTaggacgatggtgatggtgatggtgtaggaTTGTTAAGATTGATGATGTGGCTGTGGTGTTCCAAGGGATgaatggtggtgttagtggtggcgatggtgataaaATGGTGTAAGATTTTTAAGAGTGATGGTGTGACTATGATGTTACAAGGgatgaatggtggtgatggtgatggaatggTGTAAGATTTTTAAGAGTGATGGTGTGACTATGATGTTGCAAGGGATGAATGGTGGTGTTAGGGTTGTGCTGGTATAGGACTACATGTCAGGGTGGTGTTGATATAGTGATCCAAGGGATGAATGGTGGCAttaggggtgatgatggtgaaggattGCTATGGGTGGTGCTGTGGCTATGGTGTTGCAATCAATGAATAGTGGTGTTGTGGAGgggatgctgatgatgatagtgacgtTTTGTTAATTGTAGTGGGGATCATGttagtggtgtgggtggtgatttAATGATAGTTGTGATTATAGTAGTGGTAGAGGTGTTAGGTGTTGAAGAGAGGTGGTCATAAGGTTAATGTTGTAGGTAtaaaagaggggggagagagggggagatgtcGTGGATTGGCGATGAAATGGTGGTGATCgctgtggtagtgatggtggtggtgattgtggtgatggtggtagttgtgtcAGTGTtccacccgtgtgtgtgtgtgtgtgcgtttgtgtgtgtttcacctGGCAGGGCGGTGAGGTGTTTGCCTGCTCCGCGCAAAACAAGCGATGCCTCACACGTAATGAAACCGTTTTGTcttgtgctcgtgtgtgtgtgtgtgtgtgtgtgtgtgtgtgtgtgtgtgtgtgttataataagtctctgtttccctgttttctctcattcacacacacacacacacacacacacacactgcaccgtTAAATTATattccctcacccacccacacacacacaccctttctcacaccctctatcacacactcacacaatccCTTCCCCCATTCACTCCCCTTATACTCCCTCACTCCTACACACTCCCTCATACTCTTACACTCCCTCACACTTTCCTTCACACCCTCACACCTAAGACactcttcccccacccccccgctCACCTGGTTGGCGGGGTGGCCGTTGATGAGCCAGGTGAGCTCCGGCCTGTACTCCGTGTTGAGGGAGGAGCAGTTGAGGGTCACGTAGTCCAGCAGGGAGTAGGAGTCCTCGGCGCCCTGCAGCAGTGGCGCCTCCAGAGCCTCAGCtgcgaaggaagaaggaaagaaattaagacgaggaaggggaagacaagggaagacaaACTAGCAAAGTGAACTATTTGGTGCACTGAGTAAAGTTAATGGGAGAGGGttctgctttcttcctcttcttccctctgtccTCTCTCCTCATCACGCGCTCTCTTCATCCTTTACTCCTTTACTCCTCATTACTCATTcatcccttttctcattttcctctaccaacctctattcttttcctcactttctccatTCTTCGGTACTGtccgtctccctctcttttctcattttcctctaccaacctctattcttttcctcactttctccatTCTTCGGTACTGtccgtctccctctcttttcttctctctcttcagccTTACTCCTCATTACTCATTcatcccttttctcattttcctctaccaacctctattcttttcttcactttctccatccttcagtaccgtccctctccctctctccacttctctctcttcattcttattACTCCTCTTCACTCATCCACCTCTGCCTCATCCTCCTCTACCAGCCttcactgctctctctccctctcctcctttgctCCCTTCACTCCACCGACAGACCCGTTCAGACAGGCATAAATAACAAGATTAACGAAGTTGTGATGAGTATCTGGCAGCCAGGCaaggagggggcaggaggggggtagggggaaggaGAATAACTTGCCAAGGCACTCTGGGGGATTAAGAAACATAATGTAATGGGAAGAGATCACCTCATTGCCCCTCCCACGCCAcactcctccccatccccaccACTTCCTTGcccccccgccccaccccaccccaccccccgtccCCTATCCGCCCACGCCGCCACCTGCTTCACTTTTCTCGCCGCCATCTGATCCACAGCCTCCCAAAGACACGAGAGTTACCGTTCTCCCAGCAGCGGCGACCGACCCTTCACGAGGATGTGGTCGAGGATGCTGCAGCTAAACGccatttaagtgtgtgtgtgttcgtgtgtgtgtgtgtgtgtgtgtgtgtgtgtgtgggcaaagcCTTAACCGGCTAAGTGTAATGCAGAGTGAAGGTCATCTCGTGGGTTTAAATAacgaaaaaattagaaaaaaaaaccactATCGACGTCAGCACCAGAGAACGCCTGGAAACGAAAGGACGCGCCTCCTATTTAAAGACTGATCAGCTTTTCCGAGAAGCTTTAAGAGAGCATTCAATAAACACGCCTACTCGAGTTTGTATTTTTTGCGggtttattgctattttctattcctcttaGTTTTATTACGGACTAACTCACTGCCCTTCCCGTCCCCACACCGTCCCCACTCCGTCCCTACCCCGTCCCCACCCCGTTCCCACCCTGTCCATACCCCGTCCCCACCCCGTCCCCACCCCGTCCCTA encodes:
- the LOC127010457 gene encoding uncharacterized protein LOC127010457 — its product is MSTERDVVLQAVTKATSGDYQCEVIGDHPNFRKEANKARLTIFSEALEAPLLQGAEDSYSLLDYVTLNCSSLNTEYRPELTWLINGHPANQSLVRQVDSRTYALMFQVRPEHFRRGEINVECMTSLGREHQQSAVVQLPNRDGPSVKGYFYNTGRRVEGSRVTLLVGTLIAALSPLRTLAWPAL